Genomic window (Mesorhizobium sp. M4B.F.Ca.ET.058.02.1.1):
CAGCACCGCTTGGCTTGTGGGTTGACAGGATTGACGAGCGCGGAAGGTCAGTGGCGACGGAGGTCCCCGCGAGCATCTTCTACCATCTGGTAACGGCGTTGATGCAGTACCTGGACAAGACCGAAGGGCAGGTAGAGCCCTTCCCGCTCCCGGGGTCCGATGCAGGCGGCCCCACTCGGACGCAGGTCTACGGTTGATCAAGGATCGGCCGTTCGTCGGATGGCGGAGGAGACGTCCAAATCCGACGAACTTTCCCTACTCGCGCGCAAGGGTGAGACGATGACACGCGTGCAACGCGCTGCCGATGGAATGGCGGGTCCGTCGCACGGCGCGGCGTTGAACACCTGCAGGGCCGGCGATGCGGGGCGAGTCGCCGATTGTCGAAATGGCAGCCAGCTGAAACCAAAGTCTTCCAAGGAGCCTGGAAGCGCGGCTGCCAAGAGATGCCGACGCCGAATGGCGAGGCAGAGGTCAAATGCGCGGTATGCAATCCCACCCATCGCTACGATCCGGACTTCGCTTTCAAGCGGGTCAAGGCCGAGGCCCACATCAGGGATGATCCGGTTGCTACCCCTGCTTCGTCCATATGGATGTGTTTCGCCTGTTTCAGCCGAAGTTTATATTTCTTCGCCAGCCGGTTGCCGTTTCCTCAGGCAACGCCGGTAAGGCTCGGCTCTCTGTCATGTGAACGACAAGAGCGCGCCGGGCCGCAAAACGTCCGCGATCACGCCACAGGCACCGACGGATTGGCTGGTAGCTTGTTAGGGCGGTGGATTTTTTGTTCGCCTGGCCGGCGCCATATACCCCACCCAAACACGCCCAATGTGGCGCCGGCCACCTTCCACTGTGTCAGAAGTCCCGGACGGCGGCACCAATTTGACTCGCCAACGCCTGACTAAAAGCCCAGGGTGCATCGTCACTGGCCATTGAACGGGCGCTGAGAATGAGCGCTCGCTTATGACGGGTATGCTGACGGGTTTTTCAGCCCTGCGGCCGAACCTGCGGCAGGGCGGCGTCGAGCGACCGCTCGAACGCATCGACCAGCGTATCCAGCTGGGGCTCGGTGATGATCAGGGGCGGGCAGAAGGCGATGGCGTCGCCCATGTTGCGCGAAATGACGCCATTCTGCTGCAGGAACCCGTTGACCAGCACACCGAGGGCGGCAGGCTTGCCCCATGGCGCCTTGCTCGCCTTGTCGGTGACCAGCTCGACGGCGGCGATCAGGCCAACGCCGCGCACCTCGCCGACCAGCGGATGCGAGGCCAGCCTGCGCAGCCTTGCCTGCAGATGCGCGCCGATGGTGCGCGCGTTGCCGACGAGGTCGCGTTCCTCGATCAGCTTGATATTCTCCAGCGCGACGGCCGCGGCGACGGGATGGCCGCCGCCGGTGAAGCCGTGGCCGAAGGTGCCGATGCGATCGCTTTCATCGGCAATCGGCTCGAACACCTTGTCGTTGATGAGCAATGCCGAGATCGGCAGATAGGAGGAAGAAATCTGCTTCGACAGAACCATGATGTCAGGCTTGATGCCGAAGGTCTGCGAGCCGAACATCTCGCCGGTCCGGCCAAAGCCGCAGATGACCTCGTCGGCAACGAGCAGGACGTCGTATCTCGACAGCACGGACTGGATCTTCTCCCAATAGCCGGCGGGCGGAACGACGACGCCGCCGGCGCCCATGATCGGCTCGCCGAAGAAGGCGGCGATGGTCTCCGGTCCCTCGGCAAGGATCAGCGTCTCCAACTCGTCGGCGAGACGGCTGGAGAACTGCTCTTCGCTCTCGCCCGGCCTGGCATCGCGCCAATGGTGCGGCGTCGACGTGTGCAGCACATTGGCGATCGGCAGGTCGAAAGAGAGATGGTTGTTCGGCAGCCCGGTCAGGCTTGCCGCGGCAACGGTCACGCCGTGGTAGCCGCGCTTGCGGCTGATGATCTTCTTGCGCGCCGGCTGGCCGAGCGCGTTTGACCGGTACCAGATCATCTTGATGGCCGTATCGTTGGCCTCGGAGCCGGAATTGGTGAAGTAGGCCTTGCTCATGGGCACTGGCGCCATCTGCACCAGTTTCTCGGCCAGGTCGATCAGCGGCGAATGCGCCTTCGATCCGAAGTCGTGATAATAGGGCAGCTTCGACATCTGCCGCGTGGCCGCCTCGACCAGGCGCTTTTCCGAGAAGCCGACGGCGACGCTCCACAGGCCTGCCATCGCCTCGATATAGCGGTTGCCGGCAATGTCCTCGACATAGATGCCGTCGCCCTTTTCGATGACGAGCGGGCCTGTTTCCTGATGCTTGCGGGCATTGGTGTAGGCATGCAGGTGGTAGCGGATATCGCGGGCTTCAGGGGAATTGGGTCGGGCGTCCATGATGGCTCCTGTCTGCAGGCGTGCAGCCGAAACAGAACCGTCTCGTCTGATGAGCGGTCCAGGGATTACTCGCGTTTGGGATGCTTGATGCATCATGGCGGCAGGTGGCCGCAAGAGCCGCTGTGTCATGATCGATAGCGCCATGTGGTTCCCCAACTCAGTTCCAAATGATCCCGATGCCGCGGCCACGCACGTGATCGCCGGCACTGGACAACAAGGCTATGATCCTTGAAGGCTGCGACGCGCCGCTTGCGCAACCAGATGGACAGGGGCATGGAACAGGTCGATTGCATCGTCGCCGGCGCCGGCGTCATCGGTCTGGCGGCTGCGCGCGCCATGGCCGCACAAGGCCTGGACACGCTGATATTCGAAGCCGCCGACGCCATCGGCACCGAGACAAGTTCGCGAAATTCGGAGGTCGTCCACGCCGGTATCTACTACCCAAAGGGGTCGCTGAAGGCGCGCCTCTGCGTTGACGGGCGGGAGTTGCTCTATCGCTACTGCGCGGAGCGATCAATCCCGCACCGGCGTTGTGGCAAGCTCATCGTCGCGACAGACGGGGCTCAGGAACCGGTGCTTTCCTCCATTCGCGGCAATGCCGCCGCTTGCGGAGTTGACGACCTGCGTTTTCTGTCCGCAGCCGAGGCGCAGGCGCTGGAGCCGGCGCTGCACTGCACCAAGGCATTGCTGTCGCCCTCCACCGGCATCGTCGACAGCCACGCGCTGATGCTCACCTTGCTCGGCGAGGCCGAAGCGAACGGCGCCATGCTGTCGCTCAACACGCGTGTGGTTTCCGGTCGTATCGGAACCGGCGGCATCGTCCTCGAGACGATGGACACCGCAAGCGGCGAGCGTTTCGAGATCGCCACCTCACACCTCGTCAACGCGGCAGGTCTCGGCGCAGTGGCGCTTGCCGCTTCGCTCGAAGGATTCGATCGGCAGTTCCTGCCGACGCTTCGCTACGCCAAGGGCAGTTATTTTTCGGTGGCCGGGCGCGTACCCTTCTCGCGGCTTGTCTATCCGGTGCCCGAACCCGGCGGGCTCGGCGTTCACCTGACGCTCGACCTCGCCGGCACGGCGCGCTTCGGGCCGGATGTCGAATGGACGGACGGGCTGGACTACCGCGTCGACCCCACGCGCGGCGAGCGCTTCTACGATGCGATCCGCAAATACTGGCCGGAGCTCGCGGACGGCAGCCTGCAACCGGCCTATAGCGGCATCCGCCCAAAGCTTTCCGGACCCGGCGAGGCCAACAGCGACTTCATCATCCAGGATGCGGCAACCCACGGCATCGAGGGCGTGGTCAATCTGTTCGGCATCGAAAGCCCCGGGCTGACGTCCAGCCTGGCGATCGCCGCGCATGTCGCGCGCATTCTGACGCTCGCCTAGCTGAGCACGAGAAGGTCATCGAAGGCTGCGCGAGAAAGACCGCGATCGCTGCGAGGCAGACCGAGGGTCTAAACCTTTTCCGCCGACAAGCGTTGATGTTTGCCAGCCCGGTTCTTCCGGCAGATCAGACATCGCCCAGCGGAGAGGTCGAACCCGATGTATTTCATGGCATTGGCCACTGACTATGATGGCACGGTCGCGCATGACGGCCTGGTCTCGAAAAGCACGTTCGCGGCGCTGGAGAAGCTGAAGAAATCCGGCCGCAAGCTCATCCTGGTCACCGGGCGCGAATTGCCGGACCTGAAGCAGGTCTTTCCGGAGGTTGGCATTTTCGACAAGGTCGTCGCGGAAAACGGTGCGCTGATCTACACGCCGGCAAGCGAGGAAGAGCGCACGATTTCGCCAGCGCCCTCGCCCGACCTCGTCGCCCGGCTGAAGAAGCGCGGCGTCAAGCCGCTCTCGGTCGGGCGCTCGATCGTCGCCACCTGGGAGCCGCATCAGGCAACGGTGCTCGACGTCATCAAGAAGCTAGGGCTGGAGCTGGAGATCATCTTCAACAAGGGCGCGGTGATGATCCTGCCCAGCGGCATCAACAAGGCGACCGGCCTTGCAGCCGCGCTCGAAGATCTCAAGTTGTCACCGCACAATGTGGTCGCCGTCGGCGACGCTGAAAACGACCACGCCTTCCTGCGCGCCTCAGGCTGCAGTGTCGCCGTCGACAACGCCTTGCCGGCAGTGAAGGACACGGCCGATCTGGTGACCAGCGGGGAGCGCGGCAAAGGCGTCGAGGAATTGATCGGCAAGATGATCAAGCTCGATCATCTGATTGCGCGCAAACGTGCCAGGGGCGTCCTGCTTGGCAGCGCTAACGGCAAGGAAGTCTATCTCTCGCCGGTGGAGACAGTGTTGATTGCCGGGAGCTCCGGCATCGGCAAATCGACACTGGCCACGGCGCTTACCGAACGGCTCGCGGAAAAAGGTCTGCAGTTCTGCATCTTCGATCCGGAGGGCGATTATGACGGGCTGCAGGGCGCTGTGCCGCTTGGCGATTCCTCGGCTGCGCCAAGCAAGGACCAGTTGCTGCAGCTGATCGGCAAGCCTGACACCAATGTCGTCGTCAACGGCCTGGCGTTGAGGGTCGATGAGCGGCCGGACTTCTTCGCGGAACTCCTGCCCGGCCTTGGCAATGTCCGCTACCGCACGGCAAGACCGCATTGGCTGATCATCGACGAAGCGCATCACCTTCTGCCCAAGCGGCGCGAGGACACGCGAGCGGTGCTTTCGCTTGAATTGCCCGGGACAGTGCTGATCACGGTGCATCCGGAAGCGATCTCGACGGATGCCTTGCGCCTGGTGACGGTAGTGATTGCGCTCGGACCTCAAGCGAAAGGCGTGATCAAGACGTTCTGCAAGGAAACCGGACTGGAGGCGCCGGGAAACATCCCCACCCCGAAAGGAGATCGCGTACTGCTCTGGCGGCCGCATACCGGCAAGAAGCCTTTTACCGTCAAGGCGATCGAGCCCAGCCAATCGCTGAAGCGGCACAGCCGCAAATATGCCGAGGGCCAGCTCGACGAAGCAGGCAGCTTCTATTTCAAGGGTCCCAAGAATGCGATGAACCTGAGGGCGCACAATCTGATCATCTTTGCCCAGATGGCGGAAGGCATAGACGACAAGACCTGGATGCATCATCTGCGCGCCGGCGACTATTCGGAATGGTTCCGCCGTCAGATCAGGGACAAGGAGCTGGCGCGCGAAACGGCCATGGCGGAAAAGGACAAGGCGCTTTCGGCCGAGAAGAGCCGCAAGCTGGTGCTCGATGCCGTACGCCGCCGCTATACGGCGCCAGCGACCGCTCCGGAGAAGTAGCCGGTTGGCGGCATGTTGGCCGCCGCCTCAGCTCGCCTCGCGCATCGCCTCGGCGGCCTGCAGGTCGACCGAGACCAGCTGGCTGACGCCCTGCTCGGCCATGGTGACGCCGAACAGCCGGTCCATGCGCGCCATAGTGATCGGGTTGTGGGTGATGATGACGAAGCGCGTCTCTGTAGTACGGGACATCTCGTCCATGAGATTGCAGAAGCGCTCGACATTGTGGTCGTCGAGCGGCGCGTCGACCTCGTCGAGCACGCAGATCGGCGCCGGATTGGTGAGGAACACAGCGAAGATCAGCGACATCGCCGTCAGCGCCTGCTCGCCGCCGGAGAGCAGCGTCATGGTCTGCGGCTTCTTGCCCGGTGGGCGGGCGAGGATTTCGAGCCCGGCTTCCAGCGGATCCTCGGATTCGATCAGCTGCAGTTCGGCGGTGCCGCCGCCGAACAAATGCGAGAACAGGCGCTGGAAATGGCCGTTTACCACCTCGAACGCCGACAGCAGCCGCTCGCGCCCTTCGCGGTTCAGGCTCTGGATCGCCTGCCGCAATTTGCGGATCGCCTCGATGATGTCCTCGCGCTCGGAAACGATGGTCTCCAGCCGGTCGGACAGCTCCTTCTGCTCTTCCTCGGCGCGCAGGTTGACGGCGCCGAGCCGCTCACGCTCGACCTTCAGCCGGTCGAGCTGACGCTCGACATCGGCCATTTCGGGCATCGGTTCATCGGCTTCCAGACCGGTGTGGCGGATGACCAGGTGCGGTGGCGTGTTCAGCGTTTCCTGGATGCGCGCCTCGACCTCCAGCCGCCGCTCGTCGGCGGCGGTCAGCCGCTCCTCGGCGCGGACGCGGGTTTCGCGCGCTTCGGCGAGCGATTGGATGGCAGCGGTCGCGGCCTTGTCGAATTCGGCCTGTTTGTTCTCTGCTTCCTGCAAGCGGTCGGCCGCTGCCTGGCGCAGCGTCTCCGCCTCGGCCAGTTGCGAGAGCAGCGCGCGGCGCCTGGCATCGATCTCATCGGGAGCATCGGCCAGCCGCTCGCGCTCGGCCTCGGCTTCCGCCTTGCGCTCGCCAAGGGCGGCGATCTGCGTCGAGGCGTTCTCGGCCCGCTCCAGCCAGCTGCGGCGCTCGGCGCCGATGGCTTCGAGCCGGCGCACACGCGCTTCGGCTTCGCGCCGCAAGCCCTCATGGACGGCGCGCGCGTCGGCAAGAGTGGCTCGATCGCGCGAGACATTGGCCGAGGACTGTTCGAGCTGCAGTTGCAGGTCACCGAGATCGGGCGCGTCCTGCAGCAGCGTTTCGGCTTCCAGGAAGGCCGCCTGGGTTTCCTCATGGCTGTCGACGACGCGGGCGCGCGCCTCGTCGAGCGCGGCGCGCCGGCTCACCAGTTCGCCGCCGGCCTTCTCGGCCTCGGCCAGCGCGTTGCGGGCG
Coding sequences:
- a CDS encoding HAD family hydrolase — its product is MYFMALATDYDGTVAHDGLVSKSTFAALEKLKKSGRKLILVTGRELPDLKQVFPEVGIFDKVVAENGALIYTPASEEERTISPAPSPDLVARLKKRGVKPLSVGRSIVATWEPHQATVLDVIKKLGLELEIIFNKGAVMILPSGINKATGLAAALEDLKLSPHNVVAVGDAENDHAFLRASGCSVAVDNALPAVKDTADLVTSGERGKGVEELIGKMIKLDHLIARKRARGVLLGSANGKEVYLSPVETVLIAGSSGIGKSTLATALTERLAEKGLQFCIFDPEGDYDGLQGAVPLGDSSAAPSKDQLLQLIGKPDTNVVVNGLALRVDERPDFFAELLPGLGNVRYRTARPHWLIIDEAHHLLPKRREDTRAVLSLELPGTVLITVHPEAISTDALRLVTVVIALGPQAKGVIKTFCKETGLEAPGNIPTPKGDRVLLWRPHTGKKPFTVKAIEPSQSLKRHSRKYAEGQLDEAGSFYFKGPKNAMNLRAHNLIIFAQMAEGIDDKTWMHHLRAGDYSEWFRRQIRDKELARETAMAEKDKALSAEKSRKLVLDAVRRRYTAPATAPEK
- a CDS encoding NAD(P)/FAD-dependent oxidoreductase — protein: MEQVDCIVAGAGVIGLAAARAMAAQGLDTLIFEAADAIGTETSSRNSEVVHAGIYYPKGSLKARLCVDGRELLYRYCAERSIPHRRCGKLIVATDGAQEPVLSSIRGNAAACGVDDLRFLSAAEAQALEPALHCTKALLSPSTGIVDSHALMLTLLGEAEANGAMLSLNTRVVSGRIGTGGIVLETMDTASGERFEIATSHLVNAAGLGAVALAASLEGFDRQFLPTLRYAKGSYFSVAGRVPFSRLVYPVPEPGGLGVHLTLDLAGTARFGPDVEWTDGLDYRVDPTRGERFYDAIRKYWPELADGSLQPAYSGIRPKLSGPGEANSDFIIQDAATHGIEGVVNLFGIESPGLTSSLAIAAHVARILTLA
- a CDS encoding aspartate aminotransferase family protein, coding for MDARPNSPEARDIRYHLHAYTNARKHQETGPLVIEKGDGIYVEDIAGNRYIEAMAGLWSVAVGFSEKRLVEAATRQMSKLPYYHDFGSKAHSPLIDLAEKLVQMAPVPMSKAYFTNSGSEANDTAIKMIWYRSNALGQPARKKIISRKRGYHGVTVAAASLTGLPNNHLSFDLPIANVLHTSTPHHWRDARPGESEEQFSSRLADELETLILAEGPETIAAFFGEPIMGAGGVVVPPAGYWEKIQSVLSRYDVLLVADEVICGFGRTGEMFGSQTFGIKPDIMVLSKQISSSYLPISALLINDKVFEPIADESDRIGTFGHGFTGGGHPVAAAVALENIKLIEERDLVGNARTIGAHLQARLRRLASHPLVGEVRGVGLIAAVELVTDKASKAPWGKPAALGVLVNGFLQQNGVISRNMGDAIAFCPPLIITEPQLDTLVDAFERSLDAALPQVRPQG